CCGCAGGCGTGGGCGTCGCGGTGGGCAAGGCGGTGCGGACCAGCATCGTGGCGATCAACGTGATCGACCTGTTCCTGTCGATGGCCATCTGGGGTGCCTCGACCACCGTCAGGCTCGCGGGGTGATCGGCTGATGGACCGGATCCTGTCCGCCCACAAGGCGCTCGGCGTCATCTTCGTGGCGCTGCTCGTGCTCGGCGTGTGGCTCACCTACGCGACCTTCACCAAGAAGTTCACCGACTACGACGAGGTCACCCTCAAGACCTCCTCCATCGGCCTCCAGCTCCCCACCCGCGCCGACGTCAAGGTCCGCGGCGTGATCGTGGGCGAGGTGCTCGACGCCCGCTCCGGTGCCGAGGGCGCGGAGCTGAAGCTCGGCATCTACCCCGACAAGATCGGCGTGATCCCGGCCAACGTGACCGGCTCGATCGTCCCGAAGACCCTGTTCGGCGAGAAGTACGTCTCCCTCGTCGTGCCCGACGCCGGCCCGAGCGGCACGATGCGCGCCGGCGCGACCATCGACCGCACCGAGGTCTCGACCGAGCTCGAGGAGGTCCTCTCCGACCTCTACCCGCTGCTGCGCACGGTCCAGCCCGCCGACCTCAACGCGACGCTGACCGCGATCGCCACCGCCCTCGAGGGCCGCGGCGAGCTGATCGGCAAGAACCTCGAGACCCTCGACGGCTACCTCAAGCGGCTCAACCCGCAGATCCCGGCGCTGCTCGAGGACCTCAAGCTGACCGCCGACGTGTCCGACACGTACGCCGACATCCTTCCCCAGGTGGCCCAGATCCTCGACGACACCGTGAAGACCACCGGCACCATCGAGGAGCGGGAGGCGGCGCTGACCGCCACCCTGCGCGACATCCGCAGCTTCTCCGACACCGCGCGGTCCTTCCTCGACGCCAACGCCGAGCGCCTCAAGCGGGCCGGCGAGCTCAGCACGCAGACCCTGGCGGCCGTGGCCCGCTACGCGCCGACCATCCCGTGCATGTCCGCCGGCATCGTCAAGGCCCAGGGCCGCCTGGCCGAGGCCTTCCGCGGCTTCGAGCTCCACATCGTGCTCGAGACGCTGCAGGACCAGCCGCGCAAGTACACCGCCAAGGACCGGCCGATCTTCGGTGAGGACCGCGGCCCCGACTGCCTGGGCCTGCCGGACATCCCGTGGAGCCAGGACAACCCGTACCCGCCGCTGCCGCACCTCAACGACGGCATGAACGGCAACACCGGCAAGGGCAACCTGCGTCCGGCCCCGACGGGCTACACCGGTAGCCCCGACGACGTGACCGCCCTGCGCGGCGCGCTCGACCAGGAGTACGGCAGCGACGCCGACCTCACGGTCCTGCTGGCCGGTCCCCTCGTCGCGGGAGGCGCCCGATGAGCGTGCGCGGCCTCGACAAGAAGACCAGCGGGGACCTGATCCGCCTGGTCGTGTTCATGGTGAGCACGGCCCTCGCGACGAGCGTCCTGATCATCACCATCGGCAACCTCTCCTTCGGCTCCACGAAGGAGTACGCCGCCGACTTCGTCGACGCCACCGGCGTCAACAAGGGCGACGACATCCGGATCGCGGGCGTCAAGGTCGGCACCGTGCAGAAGGTGGCGATCCTCGACGCCGACCGGGCCCGGGTGACCTTCACCGTCGACGCCGACACGAGGCTCGACGACGCCACCCACGCCACGGTCAAGTACCGCAACCTGATCGGTCAGCGCTACATCTCGCTGACCCAGGAGGGCGACGGCGGGCAGCAGCTCGAGGAGGACGCCGCGATCCCGGTCGGCCGCACCAAGCCGGCGCTCGACCTGACGGTGCTGTTCAACGGCTTCAAGCCGCTCTTCCAGGCACTCTCGCCCGACGACATCAACAAGCTGTCCTACGAGATCGTCCAGGTCTTCCAGGGCGAGGGCGGCACGGTCGAGGGCCTGCTGTCGAGCACCGCTTCGGTCACCCAGACCCTCGCCGACCGCGACAAGGTGATCGGCGAGCTGCTCAGCAACCTCGACTACGTCCTCGATCACGTGGCCGACCGCGACAAGCAGCTCACGAACCTGATCGACAGCTTCCGGACCCTGGTCGGCGGGCTCAACGACGACCGCGAGGCGATCCTCGGCTCCCTCGACTCGATCTCGGACCTGTCCGTGCAGACGGCCGCGCTGGTCACCGACATCAAGGACCCGTTCGTCAAGGACATCAAGGAGCTGCGCAAGGTCGCGGGCACCCTCGACGACAACCGCCAGGAGATCGACCGCGCGCTGCAGGTGCTGCCGATCAAGCTCACCAAGATCGGCCGCACCGCGGTCTACGGCTCGTGGTTCAACTTCTACCTGTGCCACTTCAAGGCCACGATCAAGGTCCCCGGACTCAACAACCCGGTCGGCGCCACCTACGGTGCGACCGCCGACCGATGCACGCTCGGATGAGGGGAGGACTGACGACGTGAAGCCCTTCCGCGAGCGCAACCCCGTGGTGATCGGCGCCGTGAGCATCGCCGTGCTGCTGCTCGGCCTGGTCGCCGCCTTCCGCGCGAACGACCTCCCGCTGATCGGCGGCGGCGACACCTACTACGCCTCCTTCTCGGAGGCCGGTGGTCTCAAGCCGAAGGACGAGGTGCGTATCGCCGGTGTCCGCGTCGGCCAGGTGACGTCGATGGAGCTCGACGGCAACTCGGTCAAGGTCGCCTTCAAGATCAAGACCGACACGAAGTTCGGCGACCAGACCCGGGCCGACATCAAGGTCAAGACGATCCTCGGCTCGATGTTCCTCGCCCTCGACCCGGCGGGGCAGGGCCAGCTGGCCGAGGGCTCGGTCATCCCGGTCGAGCGCACCAGCTCGCCGTACGACGTCGTCGACGCCTTCACGGGCCTCGCCGAGACGTCGGCCGACATCGACACCGACCAGCTCGCCGGCGCGCTGACGACGCTGGCCGACCTGACCCGCAACACGCCCGAGGAGTTCCGCTCGGCGCTCGACGGCCTCTCGGCGCTCGCCAAGACGGTCGCCTCGCGCGACGATGAGATCAACTCGCTGCTCAAGAACCTCAACCGGGTCTCGACCGTGCTCGACTCGCGTGACGACGACATCGTCGCGCTGATGAAGGACGCCGACACGCTGTTCACCGCGCTGCTGGCGCGCAAGGAGCAGATCCACCGGCTGCTGGTGTCGACGAGCACGCTCAGCACCAAGCTCACCGGCCTGATCAAGGAGAGCCGCGCCGACCTCAAGCCCGCGCTCGACCACCTCGACTCGGTGCTGCAGGTCGTCAAGAAGAACGAGGACAACCTTGAGGACTCGATCCACCTGATGGCGCCGTTCTACCGCGTGTTCGCGAGCACGCTCGGCAACGGGCCGTGGTTCGACACCTACATCTTCAACCTGCCGCCGGTGCCCGGGACGGTGGGCCAGTGAACGGGGTGCGGCGCTGGCTGCCGCTGGCCGTGATCGGGGTCCTGCTCGTCACCGGCCTGGTCTGGATGTTCGGCAGCGGCGGCAACGACAAGACCGTGACCGCCTACTTCCCGCGGGCCGTGTCGGTCTACGAGGGCAGCGAGGTCCGCATCCTCGGCATCCCGGTCGGCCAGGTCCGCGAGGTCGTCCCCGAGGGCACCAAGGTCAAGGTCGTCATGGCCTACGACTCCGACGTCAAGGTGCCGGCCGACGCCGACGCCGTGATCGTGTCGCCCTCCGTGGTCGGTGACCGCTACATCCAGCTCTCGCCGGCCTTCGAGGACGGCGACAAGGTGATGGCCGACAACACCGTCATCGACGCGACCAAGACCGCGATCCCGCTGGAGCTCGACGAGATCTACGGCAGCATCGACAAGCTGACCGTCGCACTCGGACCCGAGGGCGCCAACAAGGACGGTGCCCTCAGCGACCTGCTCGAGCAGACGGCGAAGAACTTCGGCGGCCAGGGTGCTCAGTTCCACCAGACCATCCAGGACTTCGGCAAGCTGAGCGAGACGCTCGACAACAACAAGGACGACCTGTTCGAGTCGGCCCAGCAGCTCGAGTCCTTCCTCAAGACGCTGGCCGACAACGACACCACCGTCCGCGGCTTCAACAAGTCCCTCGGCGACGTCTCCACCCTGCTGGCCGACGAGCGCCAGGAGCTGACCACCGCCCTGTCGAACCTCGGTACGGCGCTCGACCAGGTCGCGCGGTTCGTGAAGCGCAACCGTGCGGTGCTCGGCCGCAACATCCGCGACGTCAACCGGGTCGCGAAGGTGCTGGTGCGTCAGCGCGGTGCCCTCGACGAGCTGCTGCAGGCCGGCCCGCTGGCGATCACGAACCTGTACCACACGTACAACCCGAAGGACGGCACGCTCGACACCAACGCCAACATCGGCAACATCCTCCACGAGCTGACGTCGAACCCGTCGGCGGTGGTCTGTGCGCTGGTGTCCGGTGCCGACGCCAACGGCAACATCTGCAACCTGATCGAGAAGCTGCTGCCGCGCAGCGCCCCGTTCGGCACCGGCTCCTGGTACGGCCAGCCCTACGACCCGACGCTCAACGGCCTGGTGGAGGTGGACCGATGACCCGCCGTACCGGCCTCCGCACCCGCCTGCGGGCCGGCGTCGCGCTGCTCGCCGGTGCGCTGCTGCTCACCGGCTGCGACTTCGACGTCTACGAGCTGCCGCTCCCGGGTGGCGCCGACACCGGCAAGGACCCGATCACGGTCAGCGTCCGCTTCGACGACGTGCTCGACCTGGTCCCCAAGTCGTCCGTGAAGGTCAACGACGTGGCCGTCGGCCAGGTGACCGACGTCCGACTCGACGGTTACCAGGCCGTGGTGACCCTCGAGCTGCGCAAGGACATCGACCTGCCGGACAACCCGGTCGCCTCCATCCGTCAGACCAGCCTGCTGGGCGAGAAGTTCGTCTCCCTGGCTGCCCCGACCACGGGCGCTCAGGGCCGGCTGTCCGACGGCGACGTGATCAAGGACGGCGGGCGCAACCCCGAGGTCGAGGAGGTCCTGGGCGCGCTCAGCCTGGTCCTCAACGGCGGCGGCATCGCCCAGCTCAAGACCATCTCGACCGAGCTCAACCTCGCCCTTGAGGGCCGGGAGGACTCGGCGAAGTCGGTGCTCACCCAGGTGTCCTCGCTGATGGGCCAGCTCGACCAGCGCAAGCAGGACATCGTCCGCGCCATCGAGTCGGTCAACCGGCTCGCGGTGACCGCCAAGCAGCACCAGGCGAGCATCGACCGGGCGCTGGAGGAGCTGCCGAGCGCGCTCGACTCGCTGGACCGGCAGCGTGGCGACCTGGTGAAGATGCTCGACGGCCTCAGCCAGCTCAGCGACGTCGGCGTCCGGGTCATCAAGACCACCAAGGACGCCACGATCGACACCCTCAAGATGCTCGACCCGGTGCTCTACCAGATCGCGCAGGCCGGCGACGACTTCGCCAAGGGCTTCAGCACGTTCCTGACCTACCCGTTCATCGACGAGTCCGTCGGCCGCGACCCGCAGGTCGCCCGCAACCTCCACATGGGCGACTACGTCAACCTGTCGGTCGATCTCGCGCTCGACCTCGGCAACCTGAAGCTGCCCGACCTCGTGTGCATCGCGACCGACCAGCTGCCCGACCTGCCGCTCGACGTGCTGATCGACCTGAAGACGCTGTGCCCGGCGGCCACGCAGACCCTGCAGAGCTGCCTGAAGACGCCGCCGGACCCGCAGGCCTGCCTGAGGCTGCCGGGGGCGCTGCTCGACAACGTCTGCCAGGCCGTCAAGCTGCTGTGCGGCCTCACCGGTGGGGCGAAGGCCGGCGCGCCGGCCAGTGGCCCGAACGCCTCCGCCAACCCGCTGGGCACCCTGCTGTCGACCGTGCTCGGCGGCGGTGGCCTGGGCCGTCCGGCTCCGGGCGGCGACAGCGAGGCCGACGCCATGTGGCGCGACTTCGACTCGACGTACGACTCCAGCGTGGTCAGCCTGTACGCCGCGCCACTGGTCGCGAGCCGCCAGCTCGAGGAGAAGGGGAGGCCGGCGAAGTGATCACCCGTCGTACCCGCATCCAGCTCATCGTCTTCGCGATCATCACGCTGCTCGGCGTGACCTTCGTCGGCGCCCGCTACGCCAAGCTCGACCGCCTGGTCGTCGACCGCAGCTACACGGTCACGGCCCACTACCCGCAGTCCGGAGGCATCTTCACCGGTGCCGAGGTGACCTACCGCGGTGTCGGGATCGGCACCGTCGGCGACCTCGTCCTCACCGACGAGGGCGTCGACGTGAAGCTCGACATCGACAAGAAGTGGGACAAGATCCCCAGCGACGCCCGTGCGCTCGTCGGCAACCGCTCGGCCGTCGGTGAGCAGTACGTCGAGATCCAGCCCCTCGAGGACGGCGGACCGTACCTGCGCGAGGGCTCCCAGATCTCCGACGTCGCGACGCCCATCGCGACCGAGAAGCTGCTCGGTGACCTGTCCGCCACGGTCTCCAGCGTCGACCGCGAGGCCCTGAGCACCACGGTCCACGAGCTGGGGGAGGCCTTCGCCGGCACCGGACCGGACCTGCAGCGGATCATCGACACCGGCAACTCGTTCATCGAGAC
This genomic interval from Nocardioides kongjuensis contains the following:
- a CDS encoding MCE family protein, whose product is MSVRGLDKKTSGDLIRLVVFMVSTALATSVLIITIGNLSFGSTKEYAADFVDATGVNKGDDIRIAGVKVGTVQKVAILDADRARVTFTVDADTRLDDATHATVKYRNLIGQRYISLTQEGDGGQQLEEDAAIPVGRTKPALDLTVLFNGFKPLFQALSPDDINKLSYEIVQVFQGEGGTVEGLLSSTASVTQTLADRDKVIGELLSNLDYVLDHVADRDKQLTNLIDSFRTLVGGLNDDREAILGSLDSISDLSVQTAALVTDIKDPFVKDIKELRKVAGTLDDNRQEIDRALQVLPIKLTKIGRTAVYGSWFNFYLCHFKATIKVPGLNNPVGATYGATADRCTLG
- a CDS encoding MCE family protein, which produces MNGVRRWLPLAVIGVLLVTGLVWMFGSGGNDKTVTAYFPRAVSVYEGSEVRILGIPVGQVREVVPEGTKVKVVMAYDSDVKVPADADAVIVSPSVVGDRYIQLSPAFEDGDKVMADNTVIDATKTAIPLELDEIYGSIDKLTVALGPEGANKDGALSDLLEQTAKNFGGQGAQFHQTIQDFGKLSETLDNNKDDLFESAQQLESFLKTLADNDTTVRGFNKSLGDVSTLLADERQELTTALSNLGTALDQVARFVKRNRAVLGRNIRDVNRVAKVLVRQRGALDELLQAGPLAITNLYHTYNPKDGTLDTNANIGNILHELTSNPSAVVCALVSGADANGNICNLIEKLLPRSAPFGTGSWYGQPYDPTLNGLVEVDR
- a CDS encoding MCE family protein, whose protein sequence is MDRILSAHKALGVIFVALLVLGVWLTYATFTKKFTDYDEVTLKTSSIGLQLPTRADVKVRGVIVGEVLDARSGAEGAELKLGIYPDKIGVIPANVTGSIVPKTLFGEKYVSLVVPDAGPSGTMRAGATIDRTEVSTELEEVLSDLYPLLRTVQPADLNATLTAIATALEGRGELIGKNLETLDGYLKRLNPQIPALLEDLKLTADVSDTYADILPQVAQILDDTVKTTGTIEEREAALTATLRDIRSFSDTARSFLDANAERLKRAGELSTQTLAAVARYAPTIPCMSAGIVKAQGRLAEAFRGFELHIVLETLQDQPRKYTAKDRPIFGEDRGPDCLGLPDIPWSQDNPYPPLPHLNDGMNGNTGKGNLRPAPTGYTGSPDDVTALRGALDQEYGSDADLTVLLAGPLVAGGAR
- a CDS encoding MCE family protein gives rise to the protein MKPFRERNPVVIGAVSIAVLLLGLVAAFRANDLPLIGGGDTYYASFSEAGGLKPKDEVRIAGVRVGQVTSMELDGNSVKVAFKIKTDTKFGDQTRADIKVKTILGSMFLALDPAGQGQLAEGSVIPVERTSSPYDVVDAFTGLAETSADIDTDQLAGALTTLADLTRNTPEEFRSALDGLSALAKTVASRDDEINSLLKNLNRVSTVLDSRDDDIVALMKDADTLFTALLARKEQIHRLLVSTSTLSTKLTGLIKESRADLKPALDHLDSVLQVVKKNEDNLEDSIHLMAPFYRVFASTLGNGPWFDTYIFNLPPVPGTVGQ
- a CDS encoding MCE family protein; translation: MTRRTGLRTRLRAGVALLAGALLLTGCDFDVYELPLPGGADTGKDPITVSVRFDDVLDLVPKSSVKVNDVAVGQVTDVRLDGYQAVVTLELRKDIDLPDNPVASIRQTSLLGEKFVSLAAPTTGAQGRLSDGDVIKDGGRNPEVEEVLGALSLVLNGGGIAQLKTISTELNLALEGREDSAKSVLTQVSSLMGQLDQRKQDIVRAIESVNRLAVTAKQHQASIDRALEELPSALDSLDRQRGDLVKMLDGLSQLSDVGVRVIKTTKDATIDTLKMLDPVLYQIAQAGDDFAKGFSTFLTYPFIDESVGRDPQVARNLHMGDYVNLSVDLALDLGNLKLPDLVCIATDQLPDLPLDVLIDLKTLCPAATQTLQSCLKTPPDPQACLRLPGALLDNVCQAVKLLCGLTGGAKAGAPASGPNASANPLGTLLSTVLGGGGLGRPAPGGDSEADAMWRDFDSTYDSSVVSLYAAPLVASRQLEEKGRPAK